The Streptococcus equi subsp. equi nucleotide sequence CGTATTGCTGTTTTTAGTTTAATCACTGTCTTGTTTGCATTTGTCCTTCTTGTCATGAATTTGGCACCGGTTTGGGCCTTTCTAATTGCTAGTGCTATCAGCCTAGCCATCACTTCCTTTCTTTCAAAGGCCATCACGTTATTAATGTCATAAACAGTTAGAGCTTGGCTTCGCTAAGCTCTTTTTTCATTACTCTTATTGCCTATTTTCTTGAATAAACGAGTAGCCCACATCACAAAAGGCCCTCCATAGCTGAGAGAGCCCTTATTTTTGCCTTATTATTCTTCAGACTTATTGCTAGCTGCTTCTTTTTCTGAATCATCTTCAGGATAGTTGATAATAATATCCTCTTCATCCAGATCAATAATCACATCATCAGCCTTGTCATGCTCTGAAGCAGCTTCCTTTGCCTGATGAACAAATTGGCTGGTCTTTTCCTTGATAAAATCAAACACCTGATCAGTGGTCATATCCCCTGATTCAAACCTGGTTTTTAAATCATTAAAGGTATGGCGAGCCAGCTGACTGTACTCACTTCCTTTTTCTTTAGCCATTTGATGATATTCCTCAGGATTTTGACGATAGGCTTCATAGGCCCTTTGTGCGCGAGCCTTCAAGACCTTTCCTTTTTCAGTTGACAAGAAATAAGCGGTAGCTGCTCCTGAAGCTACACCAATCACCAACGTTTTAAAAAAATTACTCATGACCTTTTCTCCTTTTTACCAAATAATTTAGAAGCGACCTTGCCGACAAGAGCTACTTTACCCACCTTTGCAGCATTGCTTGTGGCATTTGTCGCCCGACGTCCAAGGTGTCTGGCCTGCACATTCAAATCAGAAACACTTTCTGACAAATCTGCAATAGCAACAAAGAGAGGATCTATTGTTGTCATCTTACCATTCACATCATCTACCAGCACATTAGCCTTAGCTAATATTTCATTGGTTTGATAAAGGGTAACATTGACATCACTCGTTAAAACGGTAATGGTTTTTTTAGCCTCATCAACTGCCTCTGACACCTTTTTTAACACCACAATCAAAAAAATAACCAGAGCAACAAAGGCTAATGCGATTATCAGCAATGAAATGCCCACTAAATTCATAAACGTCTCCTCTTTCTATCCCTATTCTTGATAATAAGAAATTCCCTTTTGTCGATGCCTTTTAAAGATAAAAACAATCGCAATGATAATGAGCAGCACCGACATGTATTGAGAAACACGAATTCCTAAAAGCATCAGGCTGTCCGTTCGCATGCCCTCAATCACCAATCGACCACAGCCATACCAAATCAGGTAAAATGAGATAATATCCCCATCTACTAATGACCTGGGCTTACGCCGCCACACCATGATAATGACAAAGCCAATCAGGTTCCACATGGACTCATATAAAAAGGTGGGAACACGATAGCTGCCATCTATAAACATCTGCTGGCGAATAAAACTAGGCAGGTAATTGAGCTGGCTGACAGCCCTGCCATAGGCCTCTTGGTTAAAGAAATTTCCCCATCTGCCGATGGCCTGAGCAAGCATGACACTAGGCGCTGCAATATCTAAGAAATGGATAGGATTCAGCACCTTATAGTAGCAATAAACAAAGAGAACAATGGTACCTGTTATCAAGCCGCCATAGATGGCAATCCCACCATTCCAAATAGCAAAGATATCACTCAAATGCTGAGAATAATAGGACCATTCAAAGGCTACATAATAGATTCTTGCTCCAATAATTGCCAAAGGAAAGGCAATCAGAATAAAATCAATAATATCATCACTGGTCATTTTTTTTCGCGGGGCTTCTTTGGCTGCCAAATAAACCGCTAAAAGTAATCCCACCAAGATACAAACCGCATACCAGTGAAGACTAAGAGGACCAAGCTTAAAGGCTATTGGATTGATCATTTGCCCTCCTCATTTTTGCTGATTAAACGTGTAAGGCGCTCCTCAAAGGTTTTGGTAGCATCAAAGCCCATCTCTTTCGCACGATGGTTCATGGCAGCAGCCTCAATAACCACTGACACATTTCGACCTGTTTTGACAGGAATGCGAATCCTTGGAATACTGACACCAGAAAAGGTAATCTCTTCATTGCCATTGCCCAAGCGGTCAAAGACCTTGCCAGCCTCAAAATTCTCCAAATAAATAGCCAACTGCACCTGTGAGGAATCCTTGACAGCACTAGCACCGTACAGCGACATGACATCAATAATGCCAACACCACGAATCTCAAGGAGATGACGTAAAATCTCTGCTGGCTCCCCCCATAGCGTCTCCTCATCTTTAGCAAAGACATCTACTCGGTCGTCTGCCACCAAGCGATGGCCACGCTTGACCAACTCTAAGCCTGTCTCACTTTTACCAATACCTGAATCACCTTGGATCAGCACCCCCATACCGTAAATATCCATCAGCACCCCATGCACACTTGTTCGCTCTGCTAAGGAAGCATCAAGAAAATAAGACATCTCACCAGCTAAGCGGCTGGTAGATACGCGGCTGCTAAACAGAGCAATACCTTCCTCCTGCGCTGCCTGAACCATCTCCTCTGGGATAGCTAGGCCCCTAGATACAATCACAGCTGGCGTGTCTTTTTTAAACATTTCCTTTAAGACTGAGTAGCGATTGTGTGAGGTCATCTGAGTGAGGTAGGACCATTCTTTCATGCCAAACAGCTGAAGCCGCTCTGGGGCATAGTAATCAAAATAGCCGGTCATCTCAAGACCCGGACGCGAAATATCTGAGGTCGTTATCTCCTTTTCTAGCAAGTCATCAGTTGCATAGACAACGTCAAGCTTGACCTTTGTGACTAACATCTTAACGGTAACTGTCATAATTTCTCCTTTTTTAATATTATATCATAAATCACTATCTAAGCCCTTACAAATACTTATTTTTCAAAGAAGCTTTCAAAGTGCTTGATCATACTAAAAAAGAATCCTGCAACAGCTGCCTCAGGCTCACTTAAAGCAGGCACTAGCCTAAAGCGGACAAACAACAAAAGGCCCTATCTCATCAGATAAAGGCCTACAGCCAGCTTTATTTCTGATAATCACGCTAGAGGCACTATTAAAATTCCTGTCAAGCTTTTAATAGTCGCTCGCTGTGGTCTTACCAAAACCAGCCTTCATCTTCATCATTTAGGACATCAGCATCCTTGCGACGTCTTGGTCCTCTCCCGTAACGTTCTTCAAGTAGGTCCTCTTTATATGGTAGGAAGATGGCTAAAAGAATATAAATAACAACCCCAAAGCGAGTAAAATAGATCAATAAGGCGGCAAGCACACGAGCTAGGGGCAAATCCCAGCCGTATTTATCAGCTAAACCAGAGATAACTCCAGCCACTAGCTTATGCTTTCGTTGCTTATAAAATTTAGATTCCATGTCTCCTCGCCTCCTTATTCTATGATACTAGTTTATTCCTTTTTTAGCAAAATAAAATCAGCCTTACGACTGATTTTTTTCAATGAGCCTGCCATGACACCTGCCGCAGGCAAATACCGCCAGATTGATAGGACGTTTTCGGTCATAAGCTTGGCCGCAATCTTGACAGATGTAGAGGTAATTAGCTTGATGTGACTGTAATTTTGGAGCGTATCTCAGACCGTCTACTTGGTCTAGAAGCTCCTTAAAGGCTTGATCCTTATGCCGAAAGCCCAGCCCCTCAAAATAGAGGTGATAATGACAAAGCTCATGCCTAACGATCTGTCTAAAGACAGTCTCCCCATGCTCCTCTAAGATTTTGGGATTGAAATCCAGATGACCATCCTTTGGAAAAAAACGTCCGCCTGTTGTTCTTAGTCGTCTGTTCCAAGAAGCCTGATGCTTAAAGGGCTTTCCAAAATCAGCTAGCGAGACCTCTCTAACATAATCAGTCAGACTCACGAGGCGGCACTAAGCTTAGGTTGACCTTGTGGCGGTCTAAGTCAACCTTAGAAACCCAAACAGTGACTAAATCTCCGACAGAAACGACCTGACTTGGGTGATTGACAAAGGCCTCACTCATCTCTGAAATGTGAATCAAACCGTCCTCATGTACACCAATATCAACAAAAGCACCGAAGTCAACCACATTTCTAACAGTTCCCTCTAGCCTTTGACCAACAGCCAGATCCTTTACACTCAAAATGTCCTTTCGAAGAACAGGAGCTTCAAAGTCATCACGCAAGTCTCTTCCTGGCTTCAGCAAATCAGCAATGATATCCTTGAGCGTTTCTTGACCAAGCGTCAATTGCTCTGCCATTTCCTCAAGATTAACCGCCTGTAATTTGGCCCTTGCAGGCTCATCTAAGTCTTTAATCGCAAGTAATTGAAAGAGCTTTTTGACAGCCGGATAGGCTTCTGGGTGAACGCCTGTATTGTCTAATATATTCTTAGCATTGGGAATACGCAAGAAGCCTGCTGCCTGCTCAAAGGCCTTTGCGCCTAGTCTAGGGACCTTTTTGATCTCAGCACGTGAGGTGATCTCTCCATTTTCTTCACGATACCTGACGATATTCTCAGAAATGGTTTTATTTAGCCCTGAAACATGAGCCAGTAGGGCTGGACTAGCTGTATTGATGTTAACCCCAACCTGATTAACAACGGTATCAACGACAAAATCCAGATGCTCAGATAGCTTTTTCTGACTAACATCATGCTGGTATTGTCCGACACCGATTGCTTTTGGGTCAATTTTGACCAGCTCTGCTAGCGGGTCTTGCAAGCGACGCGCAATAGAGATGGCTGAGCGCTTTTCAACCGTCAGCTCTGGAAATTCATGGCGGGCTAGCTCTGAGGCCGAATAAACCGAAGCTCCGCTTTCATTAACAATGACATAAGAGGTTTCTGGAAAATCCTTTAGCACCTCTGCAACAAAGGCTTCACTCTCACGACTGGCTGTGCCATTACCAATGGCAATAATATCAATCTGATAGTCAGTGATGAGCTGAGCTAGAGCTACTCTTGCTGCTTGAATCTTAGCTTGATTAGCTGGTGCCACCGGATAGATAACCTGAGTAGTTAACAGCTTTCCAGTCGGATCAATCACCGCTAATTTGGCCCCTGTCCTAAAGGCCGGGTCAAAGCCCAGCACCATTTTTCCCTTTAGTGGTGAAATTAGCAAAAGATGACGCAAATTTTCCGAAAAGAGCTTGATAGCACCGTCCTCAGCCATTTCAGTTAATTCTGTGCGGATACGTCGTTCCATAGCAGGAACAATTTTTTCTTGATTGTTTGGTTAATAACATCATCAATATAAGCATTGTGCTCCTTAAAGCGAAGGCTGAAAAAGCGCAGCATTTTGTCTATATGATGCTCAAAGGATACCTTTAATACGCCTAGCTTTTCCCCACGATTGAGAGCTAGGGTCCTGTAGCCCTGCATGTTAGATACCGTCTCAGAAAACGCATAGTAAATCTGAAAGACCTGCTTGTCATCTAAGCTGGCTTCCTTTAGGCTAGAGGTTATACGGCTATACTTCCAAATCTCATTATAGGTCCAGGACCTTAGCCTGCTATCCTCTGACATGGCTTCGACCAAAATATCAACAGCTCCAGCAAGGGCTGCCTGTGGATCCGAAAAACCTTCTGTGATAAAGGCCTCTGCCTTAGTTTCTAGGTCTTGTGCATTTTGAAGGATCAGTCTAGCTAGTCCAGATAAGCCGGCTTCTCGAGCAATGGTTGCCTTGGTACGCCGCTTTTCCTTGTAAGGCAAATAAAGCTCCTCTAGGTCAGCCAATTTATCAGCTGCTTCTATAGCTTCCTTAAGGGCAGCTGTTAGTTTCCCTTGTCCTTCGATTTTAGCAAGAATGGTGTCTTTACGCTCCCTAAGCTGTGTGAGGGACTTATCCATATCAATAATGGCCTTGATCACCACTTCATCAAGGTTACCTGTAGCTTCCTTACGATAGCGCGCAATAAAGGGAATGGTATTACCCTCAGCGGTAAGGGTAAGCACTTGACTAATCTGTTTTGGGGTGACCCCCAACGCTTCTGAAATGTTTTGATGATTCATATTTTCCATAACAGTTCTTATTATAGCACAAAGAAAGAGGGATAGAACAAGATAAAAGCTTTATGACAAATAAGTGTCAAGAAAACAAAACTTATCTTTTCAGATACTTCTAAAGGCTAAGAAAAAACGATCTCCAAACGGAAATCGTCTTTTAGCTACTTAGTGGTTAGTCAAAATTAAGTGAGATCTTCTAACTCTTCCAACTCCTTTTCAAACTTATTATAAAGTTCATCAATTTCACTTACTGATTTTGCTGCACCTACCCTAGCTCTGAATTGTCTGTTATAAGACCTAAAGCCATCCTCTCCTAGTTTATGCTTAAATCGTGTTAACAGATTAAGGATTTGCAGTCTTGACCCCCAGCGCGCTGCACTAAGCGACTTGGTGTCGTTAATCGTATGCTCTATAACATGCCCACGAGAAAACGCCTCTACTTTTGTTGTGCTAACTGCTACTGTTGCTAAGGCTAGCGCTGCAGCACTAGTTAATAGTAATTTTTTCATGATATGACTCCTATTTGTTTTTTTATGTAGTTATTATATAATATTAATAAGATTATAGTTTACTAATATATATATATATATATTTCTAATACCAGTAACCTTTGTCTGAAAATAGCTAGATCGTGCTTATCAAAGAAAGCAAAAAAGCTTCACTCTACAGGAAGTAAGAGAGAAGCTTCCACGCTAATAGGATACTGATCTGACATCATCAAAACACCAATTGAGGAGAGATTTAGCCCTCATTCCAATTGCTCTTTCATCGCCTAGTCCTTTTCTTATCCGAAGCGTCCGGAAATATAATCCTCTGTACGCTTGTCCTTTGGCTTTGTAAATAGTTCAGCTGTATCGCCAAATTCACAAATATCTCCTGTGAGGAAAAAGGCTGTTTTATCTGACATGCGTGAAGCCTGCTGCATGTTGTGGGTAACGATGATAATCGTGTAATCCTGCTTTAATTGCTGAACCAAGTCCTCAATTTTTAAGGTAGAAATGGGATCAAGAGCAGAGGTAGGCTCGTCCATGAGCAACACATCAGGTGCTACAGCAAGCGCTCTTGCAATGCAAAGCCGCTGCTGCTGTCCACCTGATAGGGACATGGCACTCTTTTTTAAGCTGTCTTTGACCTCGTCCCAAATGGCTGCTCCTCTCAAGGACTGCTCTACCAGCTGATCTAGAGTTTTCTTGTCCTTAAGGCCATGTGTCCTAGGACCATAAGCCACATTATCATAAATAGACATGGCAAATGGGTTGGGCTGCTGAAAGACCATACCAACACGCTTACGCAGACTGTTGAGGTTTATTGCTTTAGCATAGATGTCTTGATTGTCTAAGAGAACCTCTCCTTCGATACGACAGGAAGGAATCAAGTCATTCATGCGATTTAGGGTTTTTAAAAAGGTTGATTTGCCACAGCCAGAGGGACCTATCAGGGCTGTGATCTGATTTTCTGGTATGTCAATGGAGATATCCTTTAAGGCCTGAAATGCTCCATAAAAGACATTAAGCTGCTTGGTTGAAAAAGCTCCCATTTTAGACGACTCCTTTCACTAATCGGCGTGATAATAAGCTTGATAGGGCATTGATCAGCAAGACAGTTATGAGTAAGATAACACCCGTTGCATAAGCTTCCTTGACATGTAGCCCTTCGCTAGACAGCATGTACATGTGAAGAGCTAGTGAGCGTCCTGATGACATGAGGCTGGTTGGCGTATTGGTAGAGGTGCCTAGGGTATACATCAGGGCTGCTGTCTCACCCACAACACGTCCAATCGCTAGGATTACCCCGGCTAGAATACCAGGCATTGCAGCCGGCAGCACTATTTTAAAAATCGTCCTTAGCTTACCTGCTCCTAAGCCAAGGCTAGCCTGACGCAAGTGATCACTAACAGAGAGGAGCGCTTCTTCTGTTGATCGAATGATAACTGGCAACACCATGATTACAGACGTCAGAATACCTGATAAAAGAGAATATTGCAGGCCGAAAAAAACCACAAAGAACAGCATGCCAAAAAGACCAAAAACAATCGAAGGAATCCCTGATAGCGTATCAGCTGCAAGACGTATTGCCCTTACCCATAGTGAGTCCTGCTTAGCGTATTCCACAAGATAGAAGCCAGCAAAGACACCAATGGGCAAGGCTAGCACTAAGGTGCCTAAAACTAGACTAACAGTTGAGATAATCGACGGCATTAGAGAAACATTGTCAGAGGTATAGGTCCATGAAAATAAGGATAACGACAGACTAGGCAAGCCTTTTATCAGCATAAAGGCAATAATCAAAAATAAGGAGCCAAAGGTCAATAGCGACAAAAGATAGACCAGGGCTTTTAGTAAATAGTTAGTCATGAGCTGATTTTCCTTTCACATAAGCAAAGCAAGCATTAATGATGAGAATAAAGCCAAAGAGGACAGCCGATGTTGCAATCAAGGCCTCTCTATGCTGACCAGAAGCATATGCCATCTCTAGGACAATATTTGTCGTCATGGTTCTTGTGCCCTCAAATAATCCTGATGGCAGCACAGGCTGGTTTCCTGCTACCAAAATAACTGCCATCGTCTCACCAATGGCACGACCAAATCCTAAAATAAGAGCGGAAAAAAGGCCGGATTTGGCTGCTGGCAGGATCACTCGAAAAATACTCCTTTCATGACTGGCTCCCAGTGCAAGACTAGCTGAATAATAAGCCTTTGGAACAGCTCTGATAGCAGACTCTGAAAGACTGATAAGCGTTGGCAAAATCATGATTCCTAAGAGCAAGGAGGCAGTCAGCACACTCATGCCATTACCAGCAAAGCTCCTAATCCAAGGCACTAGCACTTGAAGACCAAAAAAGCCATAAACGATAGACGGAATGGCTGCCATCAGATTAACAGCTGACTTTAAAAAGCCATAGCATGCTTTAGGACAATAGTAAACCATAAAAACTGAGGTCAATATACCTGTTGGCACACCAATCACCATTGCACCAAGTGTGATGACAAAAGACCCTGCAATCATCGGCAAAATACCATAGCTTGCCGGCTGATTTGACGGTGACCAATCATTTCCTAGCAAAAAGGCTCTCATACCATACTTAGCAATAAAGGGAAGGCCATTACTAAAAATAAAGATACAGATTAAACAAATAGCAATAATTGCCATCGCTGCACTGAGAAAGAAGATAACTTTAAAAAAATCCTCTTTAAAGGCTTGTTTATTCACTGATGATCCTTTCTAAGAAAGGAAAGCAAGAACAAAACACCTCTTCTTTGCCTTCCTTCTAATCGTTCTTTATTTGACTTTGTCCCAGCTTGTTAGCTTGCCGCTAAAGACATCAGCCAGCACATCTATGCCAATATTACTTACCTTATTGTCCTTGTGAACAATCACTACGATACCATCAAGGGCAATCGCATCATCAATTAAGCCCTTGCTCTCCTCAGTTGTTAGGTCACGAGAAACCATACCGATGTCTGCTGTTTTTTCCTTGACGGCGGTGATACCTGCTGATGAGCCATTTGAGGTAATATCAATGCTAATGGCTGGATTTTCTTTCTTGTATGCTTCTGCTAATTTTTCCATCAAGGGTGAAACTGAGGTTGAGCCTACAATTGACAGCTTGCCTGATAAGCCCTTACTGCTATAGGCTGGCGCGTCTGTTTTTGCTTCGATCAATCGATTGTCTCTAACAATCTCCTGCCCCTGCTTTGAGTCAATAAAGGTGATAAAATCCTTACCAACTCCTGATAGGTCTGAGGACCATACAATATTAAAGGGACGCTGCAGAGGGTATTTCCCCTCTAAAATAGTCTCACGACTAGCCTTTACGCCATTTACCTTTAGGGCTGCAACGTCGCTATTTAAGGACCCTAGCGAGATGTAGCCAATGGCACGACTATTTCCCTTAACAGAGGAGATGACCCCTTCTGTGCTATTTTGGATAATAGCTGTTTTTGCTGTTTGGTCAATCTCTTTGTCACCGTCCTTTTTTAGAATGCCTGTCATTTCGGTAAAGGCTCCACGAGTACCTGAGCCATTTTCTCGAGAAACAAGGTCAATCCTGTCTGCTGCTTTTCCAGCATCAGCACTGTTATTGCCACAGGCTGCAAGACCTAAGCCTGATAAGCCAATAGCTGCCATGATCAGCATTTTTTGATTGTCATAAGAATCACCCTTATCTTTTATGATATTGTGTTGTAGGCTTGCTACACCTATAGCTTATCAGGTCTTTGTAAAGGTTTATCCCTGATTAATGTAAAGATTTTGTAAAACCTAAAACAGCCACTACCAAGGCTGGCCTTAAGTAGCTGGTAGTGACTGTTTACTTGTTGATAGCTTCTGGTAAGAATAAGGTAAATTGGCTGCCCTCTCCTAGCTGACTTGTGACTGTTATCTGACCGCCAAGAAGCTGACTCAGCTCCTTTACAATGGCTAGGCCTAGGCCTGTTCCACCACTTTGCCTGCTACGTCCCTTGTTAACACGATAAAAGCGCTCAAAAATACGATCTAGCTCAATTTGGCTAATGCCAATCCCAGTATCTGCAACTGTAATGGCAACACCACCAGCAACCCTTTGACTGGATAGCTGAATTCTGCCCCCATTGTCTGTATACTGTATCGCATTTGATAAGAGATTTAACATGATCTGCGATAAGAGGTATTGATCAGATGTCACAACAATCGAATCCTCCAATGCATAGCTTAGCTCAAGCTGCTTTTGCTCTAGCTGTGGCCTCATGCTCTGACCTGTATACAGCAGGAAGTTCCTGAGCTGAAACTCTGTCAGGTCAAGTGGTGTCTTGTTAGCCTTGGATAAGGTCAGCAGGTGCTCAACAATACGTTCTAGACGCAAGCTTTCATTGTAGATAATGTCTAAAAAGTCTTCTTTTAGGCTTGTTTCATCGTCAGGCATTTCCTTAATCGTTTCAGCAAAGCCCTTGATCGATGTAACCGGTGTTCTTAATTCGTGAGAAGCATTAGCAATAAACTCCAAATTTAGCCTCTCATAATGACGAATGGCCGTCAGATCATATAAGAGCACTAAAATCTCCTTGACAACATGCGACTGGTTAAAGATAGGCACAAGGGTAACCTCCAAGATCAAATCACCATCATGTAGGCCTGTTAATTCCTTCTTTAATGTCTGCTTTTGGTCAAAGACTTGATTAACTAAGGCTATCAGATCCATTCGTTTAAGATCCTCCAAGACCACAAAAGGTGGCTTAGCCTCTGGAAAATAAGCCGGTAAGGATTTGCTGGTCAGCAACAGCTCCCTTTGATTGGAGACTAAAAGCATGCCCATCGTGAGATGAGAGGTTACAGCCTCCACATTTTTTGATAAGGCTTTTAGCCTTGCTTCCTTTTGTAATAGGTCACTTTTTAGCTCTGTCAGCTGCTTAGCATAAGCACTTAAATCAGCCTGCCCCACTAGGAGAAAATGGTCACTAGCTGTCAAAAGATGGTGGTGCAAGGCTCTGAATTCACGCTCCCATCTAAATAGCATGCTCAAGACATAAAAGCTAGCTACGAGACCAGTACACAGCACTACTAGAGTCAGCACCTGATGCGGCCCTTGCCAAATCAGACCAAGAGCAGCCAGCAAGCAAAGCCCTAGC carries:
- a CDS encoding membrane protein produces the protein MPTPLEQRQLKQQKQEQVSQQKFQEFQDLNGHSSKLKELIFFARIAVFSLITVLFAFVLLVMNLAPVWAFLIASAISLAITSFLSKAITLLMS
- a CDS encoding gas vesicle protein yields the protein MSNFFKTLVIGVASGAATAYFLSTEKGKVLKARAQRAYEAYRQNPEEYHQMAKEKGSEYSQLARHTFNDLKTRFESGDMTTDQVFDFIKEKTSQFVHQAKEAASEHDKADDVIIDLDEEDIIINYPEDDSEKEAASNKSEE
- a CDS encoding general stress protein, giving the protein MNLVGISLLIIALAFVALVIFLIVVLKKVSEAVDEAKKTITVLTSDVNVTLYQTNEILAKANVLVDDVNGKMTTIDPLFVAIADLSESVSDLNVQARHLGRRATNATSNAAKVGKVALVGKVASKLFGKKEKRS
- the lgt gene encoding prolipoprotein diacylglyceryl transferase, encoding MINPIAFKLGPLSLHWYAVCILVGLLLAVYLAAKEAPRKKMTSDDIIDFILIAFPLAIIGARIYYVAFEWSYYSQHLSDIFAIWNGGIAIYGGLITGTIVLFVYCYYKVLNPIHFLDIAAPSVMLAQAIGRWGNFFNQEAYGRAVSQLNYLPSFIRQQMFIDGSYRVPTFLYESMWNLIGFVIIMVWRRKPRSLVDGDIISFYLIWYGCGRLVIEGMRTDSLMLLGIRVSQYMSVLLIIIAIVFIFKRHRQKGISYYQE
- the ptsK gene encoding phosphorylase, whose translation is MTVTVKMLVTKVKLDVVYATDDLLEKEITTSDISRPGLEMTGYFDYYAPERLQLFGMKEWSYLTQMTSHNRYSVLKEMFKKDTPAVIVSRGLAIPEEMVQAAQEEGIALFSSRVSTSRLAGEMSYFLDASLAERTSVHGVLMDIYGMGVLIQGDSGIGKSETGLELVKRGHRLVADDRVDVFAKDEETLWGEPAEILRHLLEIRGVGIIDVMSLYGASAVKDSSQVQLAIYLENFEAGKVFDRLGNGNEEITFSGVSIPRIRIPVKTGRNVSVVIEAAAMNHRAKEMGFDATKTFEERLTRLISKNEEGK
- a CDS encoding membrane protein yields the protein MESKFYKQRKHKLVAGVISGLADKYGWDLPLARVLAALLIYFTRFGVVIYILLAIFLPYKEDLLEERYGRGPRRRKDADVLNDEDEGWFW
- a CDS encoding SprT-like protein; protein product: MSLTDYVREVSLADFGKPFKHQASWNRRLRTTGGRFFPKDGHLDFNPKILEEHGETVFRQIVRHELCHYHLYFEGLGFRHKDQAFKELLDQVDGLRYAPKLQSHQANYLYICQDCGQAYDRKRPINLAVFACGRCHGRLIEKNQS
- the yhgF_1 gene encoding transcription accessory protein, which codes for MERRIRTELTEMAEDGAIKLFSENLRHLLLISPLKGKMVLGFDPAFRTGAKLAVIDPTGKLLTTQVIYPVAPANQAKIQAARVALAQLITDYQIDIIAIGNGTASRESEAFVAEVLKDFPETSYVIVNESGASVYSASELARHEFPELTVEKRSAISIARRLQDPLAELVKIDPKAIGVGQYQHDVSQKKLSEHLDFVVDTVVNQVGVNINTASPALLAHVSGLNKTISENIVRYREENGEITSRAEIKKVPRLGAKAFEQAAGFLRIPNAKNILDNTGVHPEAYPAVKKLFQLLAIKDLDEPARAKLQAVNLEEMAEQLTLGQETLKDIIADLLKPGRDLRDDFEAPVLRKDILSVKDLAVGQRLEGTVRNVVDFGAFVDIGVHEDGLIHISEMSEAFVNHPSQVVSVGDLVTVWVSKVDLDRHKVNLSLVPPRESD
- the yhgF_2 gene encoding transcription accessory protein is translated as MNHQNISEALGVTPKQISQVLTLTAEGNTIPFIARYRKEATGNLDEVVIKAIIDMDKSLTQLRERKDTILAKIEGQGKLTAALKEAIEAADKLADLEELYLPYKEKRRTKATIAREAGLSGLARLILQNAQDLETKAEAFITEGFSDPQAALAGAVDILVEAMSEDSRLRSWTYNEIWKYSRITSSLKEASLDDKQVFQIYYAFSETVSNMQGYRTLALNRGEKLGVLKVSFEHHIDKMLRFFSLRFKEHNAYIDDVINQTIKKKLFLLWNDVSAQN
- the pstB3_2 gene encoding phosphate transporter ATP-binding protein; translation: MGAFSTKQLNVFYGAFQALKDISIDIPENQITALIGPSGCGKSTFLKTLNRMNDLIPSCRIEGEVLLDNQDIYAKAINLNSLRKRVGMVFQQPNPFAMSIYDNVAYGPRTHGLKDKKTLDQLVEQSLRGAAIWDEVKDSLKKSAMSLSGGQQQRLCIARALAVAPDVLLMDEPTSALDPISTLKIEDLVQQLKQDYTIIIVTHNMQQASRMSDKTAFFLTGDICEFGDTAELFTKPKDKRTEDYISGRFG
- the pstA_2 gene encoding ABC transporter permease, which produces MTNYLLKALVYLLSLLTFGSLFLIIAFMLIKGLPSLSLSLFSWTYTSDNVSLMPSIISTVSLVLGTLVLALPIGVFAGFYLVEYAKQDSLWVRAIRLAADTLSGIPSIVFGLFGMLFFVVFFGLQYSLLSGILTSVIMVLPVIIRSTEEALLSVSDHLRQASLGLGAGKLRTIFKIVLPAAMPGILAGVILAIGRVVGETAALMYTLGTSTNTPTSLMSSGRSLALHMYMLSSEGLHVKEAYATGVILLITVLLINALSSLLSRRLVKGVV
- the pstC_2 gene encoding ABC transporter permease; translation: MNKQAFKEDFFKVIFFLSAAMAIIAICLICIFIFSNGLPFIAKYGMRAFLLGNDWSPSNQPASYGILPMIAGSFVITLGAMVIGVPTGILTSVFMVYYCPKACYGFLKSAVNLMAAIPSIVYGFFGLQVLVPWIRSFAGNGMSVLTASLLLGIMILPTLISLSESAIRAVPKAYYSASLALGASHERSIFRVILPAAKSGLFSALILGFGRAIGETMAVILVAGNQPVLPSGLFEGTRTMTTNIVLEMAYASGQHREALIATSAVLFGFILIINACFAYVKGKSAHD
- the sphX gene encoding lipoprotein, with amino-acid sequence MLIMAAIGLSGLGLAACGNNSADAGKAADRIDLVSRENGSGTRGAFTEMTGILKKDGDKEIDQTAKTAIIQNSTEGVISSVKGNSRAIGYISLGSLNSDVAALKVNGVKASRETILEGKYPLQRPFNIVWSSDLSGVGKDFITFIDSKQGQEIVRDNRLIEAKTDAPAYSSKGLSGKLSIVGSTSVSPLMEKLAEAYKKENPAISIDITSNGSSAGITAVKEKTADIGMVSRDLTTEESKGLIDDAIALDGIVVIVHKDNKVSNIGIDVLADVFSGKLTSWDKVK
- the phoR gene encoding alkaline phosphatase synthesis sensor protein translates to MIGHLRRLSMLLGLCLLAALGLIWQGPHQVLTLVVLCTGLVASFYVLSMLFRWEREFRALHHHLLTASDHFLLVGQADLSAYAKQLTELKSDLLQKEARLKALSKNVEAVTSHLTMGMLLVSNQRELLLTSKSLPAYFPEAKPPFVVLEDLKRMDLIALVNQVFDQKQTLKKELTGLHDGDLILEVTLVPIFNQSHVVKEILVLLYDLTAIRHYERLNLEFIANASHELRTPVTSIKGFAETIKEMPDDETSLKEDFLDIIYNESLRLERIVEHLLTLSKANKTPLDLTEFQLRNFLLYTGQSMRPQLEQKQLELSYALEDSIVVTSDQYLLSQIMLNLLSNAIQYTDNGGRIQLSSQRVAGGVAITVADTGIGISQIELDRIFERFYRVNKGRSRQSGGTGLGLAIVKELSQLLGGQITVTSQLGEGSQFTLFLPEAINK